agagggtgacacgggagtggattttctctcctgtcccatcccgctcccacagaaaaatgtcttgtcccatcccaatcccaggccagcataacgaaaaaaatcctgccccgtcccactcctggtaaattgactcccactcctgtggcactcccatttttgttttcttcatttagtcttttggcaatttctttgaaggaccagttaggtccctgtttttagctgtagtaaaggccagttaaagtaaaaagaataataatgaagaaataataaaatatcaaacaaggaaacagacccagcctatcttagttgaataaacaaaatgtacatagttgtattttacttatttattaagtgactgtttcctttgaacaatgacattacttttatgtttcaaattgctgaaaggaaagaaaaatgcacctagcaagagaactgtacttgttgaacaaaaggccaaaaaggcattaccttcataatttagaaactgtacctcaatggttcacagccctggtcctcagggaccccttccctgcaagttttagatatGTGTCTgatccagaacacctgattcaaattctgacatgacctcctatacaggcatcaagaatggagggtcaaactggacaaaattaatacaataaaatcatcattaaataaataaatgttgtgaatgtctcataagtgaagtaaatgtaacatgaaagaaatgtaacattaaatgtgccattaaattaaaggtaccatttatttatttaatacatcattagaaacaataaatgtaccattatatcatgaaatagactattatgcaattaaatatgccactgaataattaagtataattttaaagatgacatgacgtaattagtggtacacttaatatttaatgatgtattaaataaattgtacatttaatgttacattcaattttatttttttcacaacatatttatttaatatcttcccttgatgaagcctttctacgaggtccatgaggggacatgggggaatttgtttcttttttgtgtccccacgcaatactttttgcgttctcagcaatagtctttgcgttatttcgcaatactttgtgggatagtttccaaaccagataactgcaaaaatgaaacaaacactacacccgttttgagatttattgagttttattttgaaatcaaccttaaataaaattatcttcaatcagactaaaagacagtttttatccacaagctgtcaaactactgaacaataaaactgcaggaaaccacatctgtgacactttgtttgcttattactgctgcatgatgtgtacttttttttgtacgtcattagtgtttttgtttttatcgtgatttgaacggttcttcttatcctaagcatttaatcacattgtttactgcgtgttaacctgtatatgataaataaaccatttcaatcacatatcagtgtttgttttatgagcagttttgtcatctgtgctgctgttccaatatgccgaacgcaaaagtattgcgtggggacgcaaaaaaaaaaaaaaaagaaatcctccatgtcccctcacgggcttccgtaccttacctcttaaatctttagagcacatgcagcaattttgttagTCAGATGAGagttgacacatgatggtacttttggtttgatgaatgaagagatgcaggactgatttaatccagaatctgccttacaagtgtcccttaatcactggtgaacttgattacgactaaacacgttttacaagcagcagactgcgtgttaaaaccgctacattcaactctcctgaagttcggtaatattagcgactttcctgtcagctctatgagtttaatagataagtccttacttctgactttacgttacaaatccaattttaccacgtccagttttccacctgcgtttgctccctccattctgaacacaggtggaaaacatcgatcagaagcactgttggcttgtgggtcgtgtagttcgtttgactcacattatagtataggcttcttggaaaaaaactacacaatggcggcgtcgattcaagtttttttttcttaaagtttataacaaagtctcagttttacatttccaaagacaattgatcctagtttattttccctcctattagttagctcccgctcccgtctgctcccgttcatgttttatcctgtaccgtcccaatcacgggatctttactgatgctgtctcccatcccgcgggtttcccgtgggaatcccgtgacccgtgggactcccgaaaaaatgtcagcctctactgcAGAGCTCTGTAATTTcatacaaaaaatacaaagaagtcATGTTTGCAGTTCTTCATAAAACTTGTATGGGACACAGCAAAATGTGGAAACagatgctctgatcagatgagatcagtgtttatttctttggcctGGATGCAAAcactgtgtggaggaaaactaacacttcaCATCACCCTGCAGTCACCATGcacacagtgaaacatagtggaGGCAGCCTCGTGctatgggaatgcttttctaaGCTGTAACAGAGGTGCTGATTAGTTGATAAGATGAATTAACTTAAATATAagacaatcctgaaagaaaggATTCAGTCTCCGGATGTCCAAAATCTGTAGAGACCCACCCAAACTTCTTACTGTTGTAGCTGGAGCAAAAGCCGATTCTACAAAGTATGACCGAACACATGAACCACTgctaattttccttccacttcagttTTATACTACTTggtgttggcctatcacataaaatccccttGAAATACCCAATGTTTGTAGGTTAAAAGTGAAACAAGGTCATGAATCCTGTAAATGTAAAACACACAGGCAGCAGTCAGACAGCTTTCTATTTATTAGGTCTGAGTCAAAAGGTGGACATTAATCTTTAAAGCAAACAAGATCaaccaatgaaaaacaaaaaacaagtagaaataataaactaaaatattctaaaaaaaaaaaacaaacaccacacacaaaacaaaaatttgttgaaaaacaaaatccagattGTTTGATAAACATATCTTATTCAAAAAACATTGCTGAAGTATTATTTACAGGTTCATTGCTAAGAAAAGTAAGCGAATACAAatactatttttttttacagtgcacCCCATTACAAAAAGCTGTGAATATTCACACAGCAATATTCCTCTACACAGCAGTGTAAGTGCTATTATCCTTTCTTACAATTTGTGCTAACAGGCATGCCATAACGCAGATGTGTAGAAAAACATaccaacttcttttttttttttttttagaaatgtaatcTTAAAGACAAACTCTGGATGTTTACACAAGTTAAATCAAATTGAGTTGAGGCCTAAAGAATGCTCAGAAATCCTACATATTGTTTGGGTGCGTTACAGAAATCAGGGAATTTAACAGAAACGTAGCTCAAATTATGAGAGGATTACAGAAGACCAGATAGTTTACAGGGTGGAGGTGTGGATGTAACATGACAGCACAGGCAGAAGACAGGAAGAAATACACAATGGTAGTCTATTCAAATAATAATTGCTCCTATATACTACAGTAGAGTCCACATTTCTTTATACACGACCAACAATAAGTATAAgcataaatgatttaaaattagCCAAGGTATTTCAACAAAACGACCACCATGATCATCCCTGAGAAGACATTTTGGTTCTATACTCAGTGCATCTGAAATGTACGGTCATCATATCAAATTGAACTCATGACATATTCGCTTTTGTCACGCgtcagttaaaaaacaaactgcttttGCAGCTTGAAAAGATCACTATTAATGCCTCTGAGGATTTCAGTGTTATGTGAAGAATCTGCTAAAACGAACTACTTCTTAGATATGTTATAAATGGGTTTTTTCTGCACAAAAACTTTTAGGAACTTTTAGGGGATCCGGaaccaaaaataaaagtgtgaagattaaaaaaataaaaaataaaagaagtgaAAGTGTTTTTGAGCGGAAACAGTAATGACTAAAAATAGAAGGGGAAACCTGTTGCCTTGGCTTTATTGATACAGTTCACCCTGATTTAAAAGCTTCTGTCTATTTTacgaaaataaaataaaataaaaaaagcaaagactGATATTTTGTGCATAAAAGTGACACCAGGAAGAACGATTCAATGTTTGCACTGCCTCTCCTCTTCATATTCCCAGACTCTGGTCCCTATGGCAGCTTGCTCCTAAATACACACTACTCAGCCACGCTATAAAAACCAGTGAGAACTGAAGTCAGTTAGATGGATCATTATCGGGCTCAACAAGACATTCCTAGAGATCCCATGTCCTGATGATCCAGATCTGTTTCTGGAGGCACAAAGAGGACCGAAACAACACCAGCAGGTGGTTTTAATGCTGCGGTTTATTGGTGTGCATCAATTAATCACTTTCTTCTTaggcctcctcctcttcctcctgatCGCTGTCATCAGAGCCTGCAGGACAAAAATAACAGCCATCATCCAGAACACTCAGATTTGGGTTAAATGAAACAGCAGAAGAGGAAAACATGAAAACGCTTTCTTATCCGCCTTCtcaacttctgttttttttatataatagtgAATAATTATGATGTCTTACCGTCGATCACTATTTCTCCACtaccctcctcttcttcctcctcctggcTCTCATCTGAGGAACACACATTTTGTTGTCCATTCAGTACATTTACAGAACCTTGTAGAAGAGCCTTCTCACATCTTGCCACGTTACAGACACCAACTGAAATAtcttttattgacattttattgCCATCACAAAGTGGTGCACAACGATAGTGGAACGTCCaactcagtctcaagtcttttacagtttttaaaaaggttaagtccaggattgccctttattaagcttcatccatctttccatcaactctgaccaggttcCCCGATGAAGAAACACATCCATACatgatgatgctgccacccctgtGGTGACGGTCGGTTCACGGTAGTGTGTGTAGTTAATTATCCGCCACATAGCATCATTGAAAAGGTTAAATTTTATACGAATTGgactagagcaccttcttccacatgtttgatgtgtcCCCTGCAAGGACTGTGGCGAACTGGACTTATGGTTTCTTTCAACaacggctttcttcttgccactttccCAATAAGGAAGGTTTTCTGCAGTAAAGCAATAGGGGTCCTGTCTAAGATTCTCCTTGTTATGGAACTCcatagctcctccagagttaccccTGGCGTAGTGCAGGGCAGTAAAACAATTATAATATTTGAATTGAGGAGCAAAAAAGATCATCAATGATAAAGATAGTCTTTAAAATCCAAAAAGATTGACAATCCATGTGGCCTATCAGGCGGCATGTTGGACCAGGATTGATTTTACAGAATGAAGCAGAGATTGCAACCAGTTGTCTGAACTTTGTGTGCAATATTTCACTCTGGTACTAATGCATATTTGCACTCTAACAGTACCGCAAATGGCTCTTATACATCAGTATATAGTTAAGAGAGCgtaatttattatttgtttagttGTAGTCCATAATGCAATGCTTACAGCaattgtgttattttaaaaaaagtcatgtttattttattctttcagtttttattgatCAGATGCAATGTTAGAAACTGGACAGTTCGTTTGAAACTGTATAGAGATAATTATGGAAACAATTCAATACAGAATAAAATGTTGTGATTAAATTTGTGCCCATGTCACACGGCTCTACCACGACGCCTTGGGTGCTTCCCATGCATGCTCTCCTTGCTGGCCTGTTAGTTGAGGTGaacagtcatgtcttggtaggtttgaacagagctctgcGACATGTTCtgagcttgggatattgttttataacctaactctgctttaaatgtctccacaacttcatctctgacctgtctgctgtgttccttggtcttcatgatgctgtttgttcattaatgttctctgacaaacctctgaagtTTCATGGAACAGCTCGatttttactgagattaaattactcaCAGATGGACCTTTATTTACTACTTGTGTGAATTTGAAGGGAATTGGTTGCCCTGGATTATACTATGGGGTATTAAGAGTAAAAGGGagacaaatacaaatgcatgtcacaattttgagatttttatttgtaaataatatttaaacccAGAATTCCTCCACAGAGTTGAGCTTTACTTCAACTCCGAGTATTACACATTGATGTTTTTGGCTTTAATATGAGTAAATCTAAAATACTTCAAGGGTTGTAAATACTTCTCAGTTATGACAAGTAAAACACAGTCGAATAGATCCCGCCTCACATTTAAGTGTTGGTTTTCAAGTTACAGCAAAACCTGGGATTTACAACTGAAACTGTCCGCATTTTAAAACAAGCCAACAGCATCTTAAATGCGTTACTTAACAGTTCCAGTTTCTAACAGCTCTGCTTTACGCTGACCTGGACTCGCTCGCCTGCCgtcatcctcctcttcttcttctacaccttcttcttcttcttcatcctcctcctccttgctGTGGCCTTGTTCAGCGTCACCAGTGTCCTCACCTGGCTCGTCGTCTGAGTCAGAAATCACCACACAATCATCTCTGTTTCCGTTTCCAGCTGCTCTGGCCTCAGTGGCACTACTGGAGAAATGACAAACATGGACACATGCAGGCTCATGTAAACAGTGCATGGTAGTTATGCTgcaggatatatatatattttgctaCCAGTAAACTATCATTAAAAGACACAGCGGTTAATAAGCTGTTTGTTTACTGACAGAACATAATCCTGAGTGTACTAAGGGGCTTAAACAGAAACAGGAGGGTGTGTCCGTTTTACCTGCCGTTCTCCCTCGGTTCCCAGAGAGGAGTGAGGTAGTATCTCAGCGGATCTCTGTAGAGGTCATCCTTTAGTATCTAAACAGCAGCACAAGACATCACATGAATACAGCAGGTTGAGATGCATGTTTTCCCATAACGGCACAGTGAATTGACCAGGCACATTTTAGAGTCATGTGCACACAGATCTCCACCTTGTGAACTTGGAAAAATTACCtataatatataattatattcTGGAAGACAGTTTAATGCTTTATGTCTGCTGCATTTAATCCCAAAAACAGCCAGGAGAGCATAAATATCTGCCAGAGTTTTCAAACACCTTAATTCGCCAGCTACCAGGTATAAAGTCTGAATTATGTCAGCTTGAGCCTAAAGTTGGTAATTAACCACACAGATTAAAGCATGAACAGGCATGCAGATATTTgagctttttcattttccttgCTTGCCTTTGGATtattgtttaatgtttaaataaaacgtGATACTAATCTATCTAATCTATAATGTAGATGATAATTGTTGTAAACTAGCAAGACTTTGGCCATCCAAAACATACTGCAACCTAATTTCTTCTGAACTATGCATATGCAAAGTAGCTTAGAGTGTTTGGTGTAATGATAAAAAGGCTCAGAGagactttttcccattttgtttttaccttcttcaaattcagaggtTTTCATTAATTCCCGTGTTTTTAAAGCAACTGTATGACTGCATTTTTATACTGCTTCTGGAGTTACGGCTTCTTCTTCGCCGAGTGGCCTTTCAGCACATCTAGGTTAAGGATGTCTTTCAATGAGGACAATGACACTCTCCTACCAGCTGCAGCCAGCATCTCAACTTTTGTTCTGAGGTCGATTTGCACATATTTCACCAAAACATGCTCCTAACTGGGACGCAGAACCCGTCTCCTTCCAGAACAATAGGCTGCCTGGACATTCCCAAACTATTTGTACCTGcatataattatttaaacagaTGAATGAAGCCCCAGAAGGAGGTGGTGTGTTTGAAGTGTTGCCTTATGTGCCTCCAATTAACTCAAACTCGAATTAACCTAACAGAGGCTTACAAAGTTATTACATTATCATCTGGGCTAAACCATTTAAAGGCATAGTAATATCAGTAAATTCAAACTTAATTtgaggaaaataataaaaccaattaatgtaaaaatgatATTTTGTTATTCAGGACAGAAATAATAAAGGTAATCCAAACCTAACCATAAAGCAGGAAACACCTTGTCTAATTTAACAGactgtgaagaaaaaaagactgCGTGTTTTTATAGATTATGTAAATAAATTGTTTCAAATCTGTATAGAAAAACAGATGCAACACCCCCTAAAGGTAGTCAACTCCAGTATAAAGTATCCAACCAAGGCATAAATTGCATGGACTGCTTTATCACAAATTAAATACCAACTGTAGTTGCACATACTGACATTCAATGTTGCAAACTGAGTCCAGGGGACTCTGGTATGAGTGATGGATCATTTTAACACAAAGTATAAAACTGGGTCAATGTGGATGCTTGTGtttgccaaaaataaaaataaaaatatatatatatataagcccTATGAGCAAGTAGTGATCTGTACCTGTGCTACATCATCCTGTGCTGGGTTACTatggtcactgaaccagctGAAAAACGTCTCGTAAACACCGCGGCATGACTTCCTGGGCTCGCTGTTAGCTGTCAGATTGTGTCCACGATGCCAGAGTATGGGGTTGGAGAAGGACATGGGTGATCCTGCAAGAGTCAGCAGCAaggatcagaaaaaaatatatataccaTACCACCCACACAGATCTAAGGCTTTAATCAAAATGCAATTAAACTGTCAGAACTGTTGGGTGTGACTTCCAAATGTGTATTTTGTGTTCCATTAAATGGAAAACAACAATAACTTTACGTCTTCCTCTTTACTTGTACATATAAGGAATGTTAGAAAGGTTCCTTTGGCATCGGTTTACAAGGGAATAGGAATTACCTCCCATGCCAAGGTGCAATTCCTTCATAATGATGTTATTCTGGAAATATGGGTTCCGTCGGAAGTGGAAGCGAATTCTGTAGCCAAGTTTGCTATTTTTGAAAGTTTCAACCTGAGAAAAACACCAGGGAAAACATAAGTCTGTCTGCATTTACTAAAGTCAgatatgcaaaaataaaacaaatactaaTGACACCTCAAGATCAGTCATGTAGCTAAGAGCGTCTTCATCTGTCTCATCTATGTGAGCTGAGAGATGAGGATGGTTCAACAGCTGAGGTGTTGATGTTAAGATAAAAAACAACCAAGATTCAGCTACccaaaaacagaacaagcaATAGACgatgtgggatttttttttttcatttaaaggaTACAGCTGTCACCCAAAACCCTGGGATGGTTTTTGTGATGGAGCTTCTCTGATCAAGATGTGGACGTCTCTGGCGATTAATCTTCAGCTCCAGCCGTTGATGAAGCCTGGCGCTTTTCTTCTCTAGAGCTTCAAGTCTCATCTGCACTTGTGCCAGCAGGGCAACAGACTGTCTCATCTCTGGTGCCATTTTGACAGACACAATTGCACACTCCCCATCATCATTGTCCTCGTTGTCAGATGGGAAAGAGGAGCTTGGTGTGGAGGAAGATCCTGATACAGACTCATCCCCTTCATCTGCTTCAGGAGCTGCAACTTTATCTTCTTTGTCGGTACTGCGTGCTGATGTGGAGCTGTCTGCTGCTGCCTGTGTTTTTGAGCCAACCTTTGCAGACTGTTGACCTGGCcgctgtttgtttttacttccATGTTTCACTTGTCTAACTTTGGAAGATGAACACGGAGTCTCTTGACTTTCCTCTCCGTCTCCTCCTGTGAGACTGGCGAGAGCTTCAGCAGCTGCTATAGCTGCGGAGTCAGACTGGTCCACAGAAGTTGGGC
This DNA window, taken from Girardinichthys multiradiatus isolate DD_20200921_A chromosome 1, DD_fGirMul_XY1, whole genome shotgun sequence, encodes the following:
- the tspy gene encoding testis specific protein Y-linked isoform X2 — protein: MSEVTDSKQSGDPASRKRSSSSDQDESSAISQKSAKRSDNVNATGQTSKSCKNSEVESKEETQIEANDRVPEGTGLQADQASDRRDGTSVQPVHRSNPDGHKANIAEKPQSSEASAPRDPKEDTQRATESEQHRPTSVDQSDSAAIAAAEALASLTGGDGEESQETPCSSSKVRQVKHGSKNKQRPGQQSAKVGSKTQAAADSSTSARSTDKEDKVAAPEADEGDESVSGSSSTPSSSFPSDNEDNDDGECAIVSVKMAPEMRQSVALLAQVQMRLEALEKKSARLHQRLELKINRQRRPHLDQRSSITKTIPGFWVTALLNHPHLSAHIDETDEDALSYMTDLEVETFKNSKLGYRIRFHFRRNPYFQNNIIMKELHLGMGGSPMSFSNPILWHRGHNLTANSEPRKSCRGVYETFFSWFSDHSNPAQDDVAQILKDDLYRDPLRYYLTPLWEPRENGSATEARAAGNGNRDDCVVISDSDDEPGEDTGDAEQGHSKEEEDEEEEEGVEEEEEDDGRRASPDESQEEEEEEGSGEIVIDGSDDSDQEEEEEA
- the tspy gene encoding testis specific protein Y-linked isoform X1, with the translated sequence MSEVTDSKQSGDPASRKRSSSSDQDESSAISQKSAKRSDNVNATGQTSKSCKNSEVESKEETQIEANDRVPEGTGLQADQASDRRDGTSVQPVHRSNPDGHKANIAEKPQSSEASAPRDPKEDTQRATESEQHRPTSVDQSDSAAIAAAEALASLTGGDGEESQETPCSSSKVRQVKHGSKNKQRPGQQSAKVGSKTQAAADSSTSARSTDKEDKVAAPEADEGDESVSGSSSTPSSSFPSDNEDNDDGECAIVSVKMAPEMRQSVALLAQVQMRLEALEKKSARLHQRLELKINRQRRPHLDQRSSITKTIPGFWVTALLNHPHLSAHIDETDEDALSYMTDLEVETFKNSKLGYRIRFHFRRNPYFQNNIIMKELHLGMGGSPMSFSNPILWHRGHNLTANSEPRKSCRGVYETFFSWFSDHSNPAQDDVAQILKDDLYRDPLRYYLTPLWEPRENGSSATEARAAGNGNRDDCVVISDSDDEPGEDTGDAEQGHSKEEEDEEEEEGVEEEEEDDGRRASPDESQEEEEEEGSGEIVIDGSDDSDQEEEEEA